The DNA segment ATCCCGCAAATTCATTCCACCGTTACACTCGGTGAAAACTATCTGACGTCAGGGATCTTTGATTCATGGCGTTATAACGGGATCAGCCTGGCCACGGATGACCGGATGCTGCCGCCTGCGCTTCGTGGGTATGCGCCGGAAGTTACCGGTATTGCCAAAACCAATGCAAAAGTCACCATCAAACAGCAGGGGCGGGTGATTTATGAATCCACGGTGGCGGCCGGTCCGTTCCGTATTCAGGAACTCAACAGTGCCGTAAACGGTAAGCTGGATGTGGAAGTTCAGGAACAAGATGGCAGCGTACAGCGCTTCCAGGTCGATACCGCGACTATTCCGTACCTGACCCGTCCGGGCATGGTGCAGTACAAAATTGCTGCCGGTCGTCCGTCAGATTACCAACACCATGTTGAAGGGCCACTGTTTACCACCGGTGAATTCTCCTGGGGTATTGCCAACAGTTGGTCGTTGTATGGCGGCAGCATTGTTGCCGGAGATTATAACGCCCTGTCGATCGGTTTGGGCCGTGACCTTTATATGTTCGGTGCCGTTTCTGCCGACGTCACGCAGTCTTATGCACGTCTGCCGGGTGAAAACCGTCAGGGTAAATCATGGCGGCTGAGCTATTCCAAACGTTTCGATGAACTGGACAGTGAAGTGACTTTCGCCGGTTACCGCTTCTCCGAACGTGATTACCTGTCAATGAGTGAGTATCTCGATACCCGTTATAGAGACGGCGCCATTGGTCAGGATAAAGAGCTGTACACCATTACGGCCTCGAAAAACTTCGCTGATTTAGGCCTCAGTGCCTATTTCTCTTACAGTCACCAGACCTACTGGGATCAGCCTGCGGACGACCGTTTCAGCTTATCAGCAAGTACTTACTTTGATGTTGGCCGGGTGAAGGATATTTCCCTGAATTTGTCCGCACAACGCAGTAAATATAACGGCCGCAATGATGATGCGGTGTATCTCAGCCTGTCGGTTCCTCTTGGCGATGCCTCACTCGGTTTCAACAGCCAGTACGCTGGCGACCGCATGACCAACAACACCAGCTATTACGACCGTCTGGATGAAAATAATAATTACCGGGTTTCTGCTGGTCTTGAATCCGGTGGGAATGAGTCCAGTAACAGCCAGTTCAGCGGCTACTACAGCCATCGCGGAGATATCGCCGATATCACGGCAAACGCCAGTTACAGCGAAGGAAATTATACCTCAATGGGGCTTTCCGCACAGGGCGGCGCGACGGTTACCACTAAAGGTGCCGCTCTGCATTCCGGTGGTTATAACGGCGCAACGCGTCTGATGGTCGATACCGACGGGGTCGCTAATGTGCCGGTTGATTCAGGCCATGTGCATACCAATGCCTTTGGCATCGGGGTAGTCAGCAGTGTCAACAGTTACTACCGAAACAACACCAGCATCACCCTTGATGAAATGGACGACAACATCGAAGCCAGCAAATCGGTGGTGGAATCGACGCTGACCGAAGGCGCCATTGGTTACCGTAAGTTCGGTGTTATCAAAGGTGCGAAAGCACTGGCCATTCTTTCGCTGGCCGATGGCAGTCGTCCGCCGTTTGGCGCGACGGTCACCAATAAAGAAGGTCGCGAGCTGGCGATTGTCGGTGATGACGGTGTGGCGTGGCTGACCGGTCTGCAACCAAATGAAAAGCTGGATGTTAACTGGAATGGCGCAACACAGTGTCAGGCTACCGTTCCGCAAAAAATTGACCCGCAGGCTCAGCTGCTCCTGCCTTGTACCGCCAGTTTCCAGGCCACAGGCAAACCTTAACCCGGCCTCAGGCTCAATATAGAGCCTGAGATGTTGAATTGAGAAACGAGTAAAGAAAATGAAACTGTTACCCCATTTGCTGCTGGGCAGCGCGTTATTGATGAGCGTTCAGGCTTCACAGGCTGCTATCGCGCTCGATCGTACCCGAGCCATTTTTAATGGTGACCAAAAGTCGATCAGCCTGAACATCAACAATGAGAACAAGCAACTTCCTTATCTGGCGCAAGCCTGGCTGGAAGACAAAGACCATAAAAAAATCACCTCACCGCTGACGGTGGTTCCACCGGTACAACGTCTCGAGCCAGGAACGAAAAGTCAGATCAGTGTCTCGGGTACGCCAGCACTGGCGAGTTTGCCGCAAGACCGTGAATCCGTATTTTACTTCAATGTGCGTGAAATTCCGCCGCGCAGCGATAAAGCCAACGTGATGCAAATTGCTCTGCAGACCAAAATCAAACTGTTTTACCGCCCGAAGGCTATTGTTCCGGCAATGGGAGATGTCTGGCAGGAACAGGTCACACTGACCAAAACGGCACAGGGCTATGTGATTGATAACCCGACACCGTATTTCGTCACGGTGCTCAATATCAGCGGTAAGCCACATGGCGAATCCTCCAAAAATTTCCAGGCCTCCATGATTGCGCCGAAATCCAGTCAGCAGGTGACGTCGGCGGTGTATGACACCCCTTACGTGACCTTTGTGAATGATTACGGCGGCCGTCCCGAACTGAAGTTCGCCTGCAGCGGCGCAGCATGTCATTTCGTGCCAACTAAGGCCTGAGGAGAAACCAGGATGCCAAAACAGGTCAAAATACTCAGTGCAGCGACCACGTGTCTGATGCTCGGCGTCCTGGTAATGGGCACGCTGGATTACCGTCTTGCTCACGCTGATATCATTGATGGCTGGGACGTTGAAGGGATGCACGGGCAGATTGCGGTCACCGGCTCACTGAGCGAATCGCCATGCAAGCTGCGGATGGACTCTGTCGAGCAGTCGATCACCCTCGATCCCGTTCCCAGCTACCGTCTGAAACGGGTCGGCAGCATGTCTCAGGCAGTGCCGGTGCATATTCGTTTAACCGACTGCGGCGCGGCCGGCAATATGCTGCGTGATGATTTGCACGAGGAAGGGGTTTCCTACTACCCGGATCAGTTAACGTCATTTGTGACCTTCAATGGGGTGGAAGACGATTCTGGCGACCATCTGTTTAAAACGACGGGTGAGGCACGTGGTGTGGCATTGCGTCTGGAAGACCCGCAGCACCACCAGGTATTTCCGGGTGAACATAGCCGGACGCTGTTAATGAATCAGGGCGACAGCGATGTCGTATTTTACGCCATGCTCGAACGTACTCCGTTGGCATTAAAAGAAGGCCCGTACGCAGCTGTACTGAATTTCAGTCTGAGCTATCACTGAGTAAGGAATAAAAATGAAAGGTAAAATGAAGTTACTCAATTTGGCTCTACTGATGTCCGGCAGTCTGTTTATCCAGCATGTTGCGGTGGCGCAAATTGGGCCTGGTACAGCACGCGCGATACCGACATTACGTACAGCGGAAGGGGACACCACTACTGTAAAAGTTACGGGGACAATACTGAGTACTCCGCCTTGTAAAATTAACGGTGATGTTGATCTGACTTACAATTTTAATACCGTAGTGATTGATACGATCCCAGCAGGGAAAGATCAGATAACAAAGACTGTGCCGATCAGTTGTACATCGGCCCCTAATCCCTCTATTAATCTCACCATAAGCGGAGGTACGGGTGTCAGTGGTAAAGATAATATTCTCACCACTGATCAGAAAGGGTTGGGGATCGCCTTGTTCAATGGTGACAGTAATAACGCGATTAAGCTGGGGGATAATATAAAACTCTCGCTCACAGCTGGACGGGTTGATTTCTCTCTAAAAGCGGTTGTTGTCAATTATGATAATTCAAAATTGAAATCAGGGACATTCAGAACTTTTGCTACCTTAACCACCAGTTATAATTAAGGGATTAGAGATGAAAATTGCACAGTGTGCTTTCCTGCTATTAAGTGCAGCTCTATTTTCAACAGTGAGTAAAGCAGATATCAAAGCCGAGTTCAAAGGGGTATTGATAGATGCACCACCCTGCAAGATTAACGGAGA comes from the Enterobacteriaceae bacterium Kacie_13 genome and includes:
- a CDS encoding fimbria/pilus periplasmic chaperone, which encodes MKLLPHLLLGSALLMSVQASQAAIALDRTRAIFNGDQKSISLNINNENKQLPYLAQAWLEDKDHKKITSPLTVVPPVQRLEPGTKSQISVSGTPALASLPQDRESVFYFNVREIPPRSDKANVMQIALQTKIKLFYRPKAIVPAMGDVWQEQVTLTKTAQGYVIDNPTPYFVTVLNISGKPHGESSKNFQASMIAPKSSQQVTSAVYDTPYVTFVNDYGGRPELKFACSGAACHFVPTKA
- a CDS encoding fimbria/pilus outer membrane usher protein → MTCSFKINKIRMAMMVAFLGMTHSALAIEFNTDVLDVSDKENINFSNFSEANYIMPGTYNMMVRVNGHNITEHPIKYIASGEKEQATQACITPQIVETLGLKPEALAKVRYTAGGQCADFSQLEGTTVRGDLTNSSIAITIPQAWLEYSDENWVPYSQWDNGIPGLLLDYNVNSTVTKPSKQQQTQNTSVSGTVGMNAGAWRLRGDYQGNYTHTTGSTQSSTRNFDWSRIYAYRAIPQIHSTVTLGENYLTSGIFDSWRYNGISLATDDRMLPPALRGYAPEVTGIAKTNAKVTIKQQGRVIYESTVAAGPFRIQELNSAVNGKLDVEVQEQDGSVQRFQVDTATIPYLTRPGMVQYKIAAGRPSDYQHHVEGPLFTTGEFSWGIANSWSLYGGSIVAGDYNALSIGLGRDLYMFGAVSADVTQSYARLPGENRQGKSWRLSYSKRFDELDSEVTFAGYRFSERDYLSMSEYLDTRYRDGAIGQDKELYTITASKNFADLGLSAYFSYSHQTYWDQPADDRFSLSASTYFDVGRVKDISLNLSAQRSKYNGRNDDAVYLSLSVPLGDASLGFNSQYAGDRMTNNTSYYDRLDENNNYRVSAGLESGGNESSNSQFSGYYSHRGDIADITANASYSEGNYTSMGLSAQGGATVTTKGAALHSGGYNGATRLMVDTDGVANVPVDSGHVHTNAFGIGVVSSVNSYYRNNTSITLDEMDDNIEASKSVVESTLTEGAIGYRKFGVIKGAKALAILSLADGSRPPFGATVTNKEGRELAIVGDDGVAWLTGLQPNEKLDVNWNGATQCQATVPQKIDPQAQLLLPCTASFQATGKP
- a CDS encoding type 1 fimbrial protein, whose product is MPKQVKILSAATTCLMLGVLVMGTLDYRLAHADIIDGWDVEGMHGQIAVTGSLSESPCKLRMDSVEQSITLDPVPSYRLKRVGSMSQAVPVHIRLTDCGAAGNMLRDDLHEEGVSYYPDQLTSFVTFNGVEDDSGDHLFKTTGEARGVALRLEDPQHHQVFPGEHSRTLLMNQGDSDVVFYAMLERTPLALKEGPYAAVLNFSLSYH
- a CDS encoding fimbrial protein, whose protein sequence is MKGKMKLLNLALLMSGSLFIQHVAVAQIGPGTARAIPTLRTAEGDTTTVKVTGTILSTPPCKINGDVDLTYNFNTVVIDTIPAGKDQITKTVPISCTSAPNPSINLTISGGTGVSGKDNILTTDQKGLGIALFNGDSNNAIKLGDNIKLSLTAGRVDFSLKAVVVNYDNSKLKSGTFRTFATLTTSYN